A single genomic interval of Pyrobaculum arsenaticum DSM 13514 harbors:
- a CDS encoding signal recognition particle subunit SRP19/SEC65 family protein, producing MKKRGGRTLWLVYIDLSVPRSRGRILPRSQAVNKPTLQEMVKALEALGYKYEVYPNKKYPPLWYDDRAQGYVVVKTDEKMRIIAAKVAEKIKQIRG from the coding sequence ATGAAGAAAAGAGGGGGGAGGACGCTCTGGCTTGTCTATATCGACTTGTCGGTACCTAGGTCTAGAGGGAGGATACTTCCAAGAAGCCAGGCTGTTAACAAGCCTACTCTGCAGGAAATGGTTAAGGCACTAGAGGCGCTGGGATATAAATACGAGGTGTATCCCAACAAGAAGTATCCCCCCCTCTGGTACGACGATAGGGCTCAGGGTTACGTCGTTGTGAAGACGGATGAAAAAATGCGCATCATCGCCGCAAAGGTGGCTGAGAAGATAAAACAGATACGGGGTTAG
- a CDS encoding translation initiation factor IF-5A: protein MSTKFVEVGELKEGSYVVIDGEPCRVVEIEKSKTGKHGSAKARIVAVGMFDGGKRTLSLPVDAQIEVPIIEKFTAQILSISGDIIQLMDMRDYKTIEVPMKYVEDEAKGRLAPGSEVEVWQILDRYKIVRVK, encoded by the coding sequence ATGTCGACGAAATTTGTCGAGGTGGGAGAGCTAAAAGAAGGCTCGTACGTAGTCATAGATGGAGAGCCTTGCAGGGTTGTAGAAATAGAGAAGTCGAAGACGGGTAAACACGGTAGCGCAAAGGCGAGGATTGTAGCTGTAGGCATGTTTGACGGCGGCAAGAGGACGTTGAGCCTCCCCGTTGATGCCCAAATAGAGGTCCCGATTATTGAAAAATTCACAGCGCAGATATTGTCAATTTCTGGAGACATCATCCAGCTAATGGATATGAGGGACTACAAGACAATCGAGGTGCCCATGAAGTACGTGGAGGACGAGGCCAAGGGGAGGTTGGCGCCGGGTAGCGAGGTTGAGGTTTGGCAAATCTTAGATAGGTACAAAATCGTAAGGGTTAAGTAG
- a CDS encoding RNA polymerase Rpb4 family protein, translated as MGVKRIRKSEELTNAKALAILRELASTTQLTEEQRKTLDYLEKVAVRTPEEAENIVKQLVEKFGFTRITAIQLANLRIDNIDELRTVLSYLEKREYSESELKEILKVLTGQ; from the coding sequence GTGGGCGTGAAGAGGATAAGGAAGTCAGAAGAACTCACTAATGCCAAGGCTTTGGCGATACTGAGAGAACTTGCGTCAACTACCCAGCTGACAGAGGAGCAGCGAAAAACTTTAGACTACCTTGAAAAAGTCGCTGTTAGGACGCCTGAGGAAGCTGAAAACATTGTTAAGCAATTAGTCGAAAAATTTGGATTTACTCGGATAACGGCGATACAGTTGGCAAATCTCCGCATAGACAATATAGATGAACTGCGCACAGTTCTTTCCTATCTTGAAAAAAGAGAGTACTCAGAAAGCGAACTGAAGGAGATACTCAAAGTTCTGACGGGACAATGA
- a CDS encoding 50S ribosomal protein L21e, which yields MVKRTHGYRYKSRKLLSKKPRERGVPGLSRLLYEYKPGDKVVIDVDPTFVSTAPHRRYQGKVGVVIGTRGRAYVIETYIGDKKKIIVTTPEHLKPFQGGS from the coding sequence ATGGTCAAGAGAACCCATGGCTACCGCTACAAATCACGAAAACTCCTGAGCAAAAAGCCAAGAGAAAGAGGCGTGCCGGGTCTTTCCAGGCTGTTGTACGAGTATAAGCCAGGCGACAAGGTTGTGATTGACGTCGACCCTACTTTCGTCTCCACAGCGCCCCACCGACGCTACCAGGGCAAGGTAGGCGTAGTCATAGGGACGCGGGGAAGAGCGTATGTAATCGAGACATATATAGGTGACAAGAAGAAGATTATAGTAACTACGCCAGAGCACTTGAAGCCGTTTCAGGGAGGGAGCTGA
- a CDS encoding DUF655 domain-containing protein, producing the protein MKGRREEYAYVVDILPPEVAVYKLPPKIRREFPHDVSYAHLVGELHFTLLEVTLKKGVSVEIGERVYVGQGARDKIDKIVRRIRYEDLQPQGRENLKAVVRKIVEQQEQRFVKWLNEAGPITLKLHSLELLRGVGKRKVQEILEERKKRQFTSYEDVKQRTGIDIKELISDRILREIAGEDPYYLFASPPPATGQ; encoded by the coding sequence ATGAAAGGAAGAAGAGAAGAATACGCGTACGTAGTAGACATTTTGCCGCCTGAAGTCGCCGTGTATAAGCTTCCTCCAAAAATAAGAAGAGAATTTCCTCACGACGTTTCCTATGCCCACCTAGTTGGAGAGCTCCACTTCACACTCTTAGAAGTCACTCTGAAAAAGGGCGTAAGCGTGGAAATAGGCGAAAGAGTATATGTGGGTCAGGGGGCTAGGGACAAAATAGACAAGATAGTGAGGAGGATCCGATACGAAGATCTTCAGCCCCAGGGCCGAGAAAACCTCAAAGCAGTTGTGAGGAAGATAGTAGAACAACAAGAACAGAGATTTGTAAAGTGGCTCAACGAAGCTGGGCCTATCACATTAAAGCTACACAGCCTTGAGCTCCTAAGAGGGGTTGGCAAGAGGAAGGTCCAAGAAATTCTAGAAGAGAGAAAGAAAAGACAATTCACATCCTACGAAGATGTAAAACAGAGAACTGGGATAGACATCAAAGAGCTAATTTCCGACAGGATTCTTAGAGAAATAGCGGGTGAAGACCCGTACTATCTTTTTGCCTCTCCCCCACCTGCGACGGGGCAGTAA
- a CDS encoding ATP/GTP-binding protein produces MYTIFFIGTAGSGKSSLVSALSNWMEEQGLDVGIINLDPAAEYLPYVPDIDIRDRISARKVMKQYKLGPNASIIAAVDMVVTEAERIKEEMEVVGAPIYLIDTPGQMELFAFRQSGAYLIQKLSDVHTLVVYVSDAVYVQSVDGFATTMLLALSSRIRFKKPQILVVNKADLITEETQANIINWTEDPETLLESMDLPNYEKEILRSVANMGGFVEPIFVSAKTGEGLDKLYYQLQIHYTGGEDAQLPP; encoded by the coding sequence ATGTATACTATTTTCTTTATTGGCACAGCCGGCTCGGGGAAGTCCTCGTTGGTATCGGCTTTGTCCAATTGGATGGAGGAACAAGGCCTCGACGTAGGAATCATCAACTTGGACCCAGCCGCCGAATATCTCCCCTATGTGCCCGACATAGACATAAGGGACAGGATAAGCGCCAGGAAGGTGATGAAGCAGTACAAGCTCGGCCCCAACGCGTCGATAATTGCCGCCGTTGACATGGTAGTGACTGAGGCGGAGAGAATAAAGGAGGAAATGGAGGTGGTCGGCGCGCCTATCTACTTGATAGACACGCCAGGCCAGATGGAGCTATTCGCCTTTAGGCAAAGCGGCGCCTACTTGATACAGAAGTTGTCCGACGTGCACACGCTTGTTGTATACGTCTCAGATGCTGTATATGTACAGAGCGTCGACGGCTTCGCCACGACCATGTTGCTGGCCCTCTCTAGCAGAATTAGGTTCAAGAAGCCGCAGATACTTGTGGTGAATAAAGCTGATTTAATAACGGAAGAGACACAGGCAAACATCATAAACTGGACAGAAGATCCCGAGACGCTCCTAGAGTCTATGGATCTTCCCAACTACGAGAAGGAGATTCTGAGATCGGTAGCAAATATGGGAGGATTTGTAGAGCCTATCTTCGTATCGGCAAAGACTGGAGAAGGGCTGGATAAGCTCTACTACCAGCTACAAATCCACTACACCGGAGGAGAAGACGCTCAGCTCCCTCCCTGA
- a CDS encoding TFIIB-type zinc ribbon-containing protein, with product MTRRLIFEIEEQVCPVCGSKGEITIDHERGQVVCRACGTVVREGIADLGPEWRKPESSRAYSGPMGASIGDIEYGNVKITDKLKALSLKKFSRPISTPLERVESEIREFLESAKEKLNIPKTVVEETVILYKKLYDAGYRAPRLESYAAVLYFTLKRHGIPSVTLKKIVEGLGIERSSFISAYMELMKVASQLGIKPPRVDPKVYIPKIVSALGLGDEKSAEVQRIAVDILRYITSIPRIKNGRKPQVLAAAAVFFACYIAGVEITQKEVAKAADSTEGPVRELLKDLSNVLYIEITV from the coding sequence ATGACGCGCAGACTTATTTTTGAGATAGAGGAACAGGTATGCCCAGTATGTGGCTCTAAGGGAGAAATTACAATAGACCACGAACGGGGGCAGGTTGTTTGTAGAGCCTGCGGCACAGTAGTTAGAGAGGGGATTGCAGACTTAGGCCCCGAGTGGAGAAAACCGGAGTCCTCTAGGGCCTATTCCGGGCCAATGGGAGCCTCTATAGGGGATATAGAATATGGAAATGTAAAAATTACAGACAAGCTAAAGGCTCTGAGCCTTAAGAAGTTCTCCCGGCCCATTTCCACCCCTCTTGAAAGGGTGGAGTCGGAAATTAGAGAGTTCCTAGAATCTGCCAAGGAAAAGCTTAACATCCCTAAGACGGTTGTAGAAGAAACGGTTATTCTATACAAGAAACTCTACGACGCAGGTTATAGGGCGCCGCGTCTCGAGAGCTACGCAGCTGTTCTGTACTTCACCTTAAAAAGACACGGCATACCCTCTGTTACGTTGAAGAAAATTGTGGAGGGCCTAGGGATAGAGCGCTCGTCGTTCATCTCGGCATATATGGAGCTTATGAAAGTGGCTAGCCAGCTGGGAATTAAACCGCCGCGGGTAGATCCCAAGGTCTATATACCGAAGATAGTCTCGGCGCTGGGGCTTGGCGATGAGAAGTCGGCCGAGGTCCAGCGGATTGCCGTGGATATTTTGAGGTACATTACGTCAATACCCCGTATTAAAAATGGTAGAAAGCCCCAGGTGCTGGCCGCGGCTGCCGTATTTTTCGCTTGTTACATAGCCGGCGTGGAGATCACACAGAAGGAGGTGGCAAAAGCTGCTGACTCCACAGAGGGTCCTGTGCGGGAGCTGTTGAAAGATCTCTCAAATGTTCTCTACATCGAGATTACTGTGTAA
- a CDS encoding 30S ribosomal protein S8e produces MKLGAYYKGGDLKKPSGGKKRKVRRTKKKALGGGPPQIPKLGEEDVRIVERVRGGNIKVRLREAKYANVYIPKEKRYVKAKILSIVETPANPDFARRNYMVKGAVIRTEVGKAVITSQPGQDGIINAILIE; encoded by the coding sequence GTGAAGCTAGGCGCTTACTACAAGGGGGGCGACCTTAAAAAACCATCTGGCGGAAAGAAGAGAAAGGTTAGAAGGACAAAGAAAAAGGCGCTTGGCGGCGGTCCACCTCAGATTCCTAAGCTGGGAGAGGAGGATGTTAGAATTGTGGAGAGGGTAAGAGGAGGGAATATAAAGGTGAGGCTAAGAGAGGCTAAGTACGCTAATGTCTACATCCCGAAGGAGAAGCGATACGTAAAGGCCAAGATATTGTCTATAGTCGAAACTCCGGCCAACCCCGACTTCGCCCGACGTAATTACATGGTCAAAGGCGCTGTCATCCGTACAGAGGTGGGCAAGGCAGTTATCACGTCGCAACCTGGGCAAGACGGCATTATCAACGCCATACTTATCGAATGA
- a CDS encoding helix-turn-helix transcriptional regulator, with product MAAQEYNEESDVLTEVEIQILQGLERLGGSYQQRNLWKYIGIDSKTGLPILARLEKRGLIVRERVGGNKRGMYIIRLTDKAYKILSKIHEEAVETFVLNIDALPDELRLLLTSPCTFCPYSDKCGVGFIAPHACELLARWVRQVDI from the coding sequence GTGGCCGCTCAGGAATATAATGAGGAGTCTGACGTACTGACAGAGGTGGAGATCCAGATACTTCAAGGTCTCGAAAGGTTGGGAGGTAGCTACCAGCAACGCAACTTGTGGAAGTACATTGGCATCGACAGCAAGACCGGGCTCCCCATCTTGGCGCGGCTAGAGAAAAGGGGGTTAATCGTGAGAGAGAGGGTTGGGGGAAATAAGAGAGGCATGTATATTATTAGGCTTACCGATAAGGCGTATAAGATATTGAGCAAAATACATGAGGAGGCCGTCGAGACTTTTGTCTTGAATATCGACGCCTTGCCGGACGAGTTGAGGCTTCTTCTCACAAGCCCTTGCACATTTTGCCCATACTCGGACAAATGCGGCGTAGGGTTTATAGCGCCGCACGCCTGTGAACTTCTTGCCAGGTGGGTACGCCAGGTTGATATATGA
- a CDS encoding Gar1/Naf1 family protein, giving the protein MKRIGLALHYSRMGNLVIKLAEVPPLYINVYTYTMKKVGTLYDVIGNVKNPYGLVKPVERNDSIIGQPLYVKVQDMQKKRR; this is encoded by the coding sequence ATGAAGCGTATTGGTCTTGCTCTTCACTACTCCCGTATGGGGAACCTCGTTATAAAACTCGCCGAGGTTCCCCCCCTGTATATAAATGTCTACACATATACGATGAAAAAAGTGGGAACCCTATACGACGTCATTGGTAATGTGAAAAATCCCTACGGCTTGGTTAAGCCAGTTGAGCGCAACGATTCCATAATTGGACAACCTCTCTACGTAAAGGTACAAGACATGCAGAAAAAGAGGAGATGA